One genomic segment of Primulina tabacum isolate GXHZ01 chromosome 9, ASM2559414v2, whole genome shotgun sequence includes these proteins:
- the LOC142556913 gene encoding uncharacterized protein LOC142556913, translating to MTQFFAQVAGNPAPAAGGAGPRTQPEAVYERFQRMNPQKFSGTTNPMVAEEWVKSIEVIFEYMELQDVDRVRCAIFLLAGDARRWWDSASVAVNLPMLSWDGFKEMFFAKYFTEEVQARLTTEFMTLRQGDSSVAEFVRKFEQGCYFVPLIANDARAKLRHFMGGLRPVLRRDVRVTGLTTYAAAVSGALAAEQDQRDIETDMLGKRPYQAPPQPQHQHQRPQYKKPFQGQPGKKPYQGPPRGKGPIQQQGAPQRPVVFPMCPKCNCQHPGPCLYGSGEELLATSVVRDIDLELQGHLVYADLIILPMPEFDIILGMDWLTKNRARRLISKGCQAFLASIVSAPDVTTPSISDVPVVRDFPDVFPDDVAGLPPDKEVEFAIDLMPGTVPISKAPYRLALAEIKVAVIAHLSAQRSLQYEIQRFDLEVYRKGKAPKLSNLTVKSSLLDRIRAGQSSDEQLQKWRLKDEAKGSVLYTVSDGIVRYKDRMWVPSGDSIRQDILSDAHASP from the exons atgacgcagttcttcgcacaggtTGCGGGGAATCCAGCTCCAGCAGCAGGAGGTGCAGGACCGAGGACTCAACCGGAGGCAGTGTACGAGAGATTTCAGAGGATGAATCCTCAGAAGTTCTCAGGGACTACGAATCCTATGGTGGCGGAAGAGTGGGTTAAGTCTATAGAGGTGATCTTTGAGTATATGGAATTGCAGGATGTGgatcgagtccgatgtgccattTTTCTCCTAGCAGGGGATGCAAGACGATGGTGGGACAGTGCATCGGTGGCAGTTAATTTGCCGATGTTGTCTTGGGATGGATTCAAAGAGATGTTCTTCgctaagtacttcactgaggaggtACAGGCCCGTTTGACTACGGAATTTATGACACTACGACAGGGAGATAGTagtgtggctgagtttgtgagaAAGTTTGAACAGGGTTGCTACTTTGTGCCACTCATAGCTAATGATGCTCGAGCAaaactgaggcatttcatgggtGGTTTGCGGCcagtcttgcgccgtgatgtgagagtaaCTGGCCTTACTACATATGCAGCTGCCGTTTCTGGAGCTCTGGCGGCGGAGCAAGACCAGAGAGACATTGAGACTGATATGTTGGGCAAGAGACCCTACCAGGCACCACCGCAGCCACAGCATCAGCATCAGCGACCCCAGTACAAGAAACCTTTTCAGGGGCAGCCTGGGAAGAAGCCTTACCAAGGACCACCTaggggcaagggtcctatccagcAGCAGGGGGCGCCTCAGAGGCCCGTTGTTTTCCCAATGTGCCCGAAGTGTAACTGCCAGCATCCAGGACCATGCTTGTATGGATCAG gggaagagttgttAGCCACcagtgtggtcagagatattgatCTAGAACTGCAGGGTCACTTGGTGTATGCAGATTTGATTATattgccaatgccagagtttgatatcattttgggaatggattggttgaCAAAGAAtcga GCGAGGAGATTGATTTCcaaagggtgtcaggctttcttggccagtattgtgTCAGCACCTGATGTAACCACTCCATCTATATCAGATGttccagtagtcagagattttccagacgtctttccagatgatgtTGCAGGACTTCCACCGGATAAAGAAGTGGAGTTTGCcatcgatctcatgccaggtaccgtgccaatctctaaggcaccatacagATTAGCtctagctgagat aaaagttgcagtcatagctcatTTATCAGctcagagatctcttcagtatgAGATTCAAAGGTTTGACTTGGAAGTTTATCGTAAGGGcaaagctcctaagctgtctaatctgacagtcaaatcTTCCTTGCTAGATCGTATTCGAGCaggacagtcttcagatgagcaactacagaaatggagactaaaAGATGAAGCGAAGGGCAGTGttctctacacagtgtcagatggtataGTGAGATACAAagatagaatgtgggtgcctagtggtgaTTCAATCAGACAGGATATTTTGTCAGatgcacatgcatctcc gtga